Part of the Natronobacterium gregoryi SP2 genome, TCGGGACGACCGGGATCGGCGACGACCTCTCCGAGGCGGCTAGGGACGCCGTTCGCGGAATGATCGATCACCTCCACGAGGAGCGCGGACTCGAGCGCGAGCAGGCGTACGTGTTGTGTTCGGCCGCGGTCGACCTGAAGATCAACCAGATCGTCAACGCGCCGAACTGGACCGTCTCTGCGTATCTGCCCGAGAGTATCTTCCCCGAAGGGTAGCACCGTTCGCGGGATCGCTGACGATCCGCCAGTCGAGCGAACGGTCACGATCTCTCACCGGTGGTAGACACTTATCCGTCGACGACCTACGGCACCCATGAGACGCCAAACCGAACAGCGACCGCCGCACCGAACTGCTCGAGGACGGCGAGAAACAAAACTGACCGTCCACTCGTTCGGACAGACGGTGGCCCGATAATGGGCCGACCGAACGCCGATTCGTCCGGGGACGAGACGATATCGGAGGCGCTCACATCGGGGGACGCCGACGAACTGCCGCCCGAGGACCTCGCACGTCGCGTGTTCGACGTCAGTCCAGTCAGTACGGTCGTGGTCGATTCGAACGGCTGGATCGCGTACGCGAACGAGCGAGCGACCGAGACGCTCGGGGCCTCACGCGAGGAGATCGTAAGCTGGCGGTACGGCGCGGCCGACTGGCGGATCTACGACGACGACGGCGCTCTCATTCCCGTCGAGGAGTATCCAGTAACGCAGGTGCTCGAGACTGGGGAGTCCGTCTTCGGATTCGAACACTGGCTCGAGCGGCCGGACGGATCGAAACGGTGGTTGACGCTCAATGCCGCACCCCTCACGAACGAGGACGGCGAGGTCGAGTACGTCGTCGTCGCGTTCGAAGACGTGACGGAACTAAAACGCCGCGAGGAGCAGTTGACCAGCGAGCAGATGCGACGGGTCGAGTTCCGGACAGACGAGTTGACAGTCCCACCCTCGCTCCGGGTCGACACCGGCGAGTGGCGGATAGAGGTCGAATCCGTCGTCTCGCTGGCAAACGACGGTGCGACCGTCCAGTACATGGGAACCTCGGACCTCTTGGCTGGCGAATTCGTCACCGCCGTCGAGGAGGTTCCTCACTACGTCGACGTCCGACTGCTCAGCACGAGCGACGGGTACAGCCGCGTCGAGGCACGGTCCGAATCGACGACCGTCTCGGAAGTGTTCCAGTCGCTGGGAGGCCATCCTCGCGCTGTCGTCATCGCCCACGACGAAGTCCGGTTTCTCGGCGTGCTACCGGGCGACGTCGACCCGCGGCTGGCCGCCGACGGCATCCGTGAGTTTCACCCCGACGTCGAACTCGTCTCCGAGGATCTCGTCTACTCGCCAGACTTGCTGTACGACGTCGTCGTCGACGAACTCACCGACCGGCAGTTCGCCGCCCTCGAGGCCGCGTACTTCAGCGGGTACTTCGACACACCCCGGACCAGCACTGGCGACGAACTCTCCGATCGGTTCGACGTGACTCGCCAGACGTTCAACCAGCACCTCCGTAAAGCCCAGCGGGCCGTCCTCCAGCAACTGTACGAACAGTCCGGTTCGACGGCACGCTGACTAGTCAGCGTCCGTTCTTACCAGTGTATCGGCCGTACAGAGCGATAATGAGTGATAACCTGACTGAGCCCGAATCCAGCGTTTCGTGGCCGCTCGATAGCAGCGTCGACGACGACACCGTAACGACGGTCGCCCGCGCCCAGTACGAACCCGAACCGGACGCCGCCGTCGTCGCAGTCGTCGAGGCCGTCGCATCCGTCACCCAACAAGACCCTCTCGAGATGCCACCGCTTTTCGGGAGCGTCAACACCGAGGCCCTCGACGAACTCGTCACCACGCCCAGGGAGAACCCGGTTACGGTGACGTTCTCTTACCAGCAGTGTCGTGTGACCGTCTCGAGTTGCGGCGACGTCGCAGTCGAGTGCCGAACCAACGAGTAGTTCACTCGATCGATACGGCAGAACGGGCGTGTCGCCGATCGCCCACGCGTTGGGTCGGACGGCTCACTCGTCGGTCTCCTGCCACCAGAAGGAATCGAACGCGGACGGAGTGTCTCATCAGTAATCCAACTGCTTTCTCCCGATTGGCCGGTGACCTCAACCCTTTTATTAGCGCTGTTCGTTGGTTCGAACATGAGCGAAGACGAGGGCACGAATCCGTCGGCCCAGGGTGTCCCGTCCGAGGAGCAATCCGACGACGGCGAGGCGACGTCTGGCGAGCAAGAGACAGCGACGACGGACGAACCAGACACAACGGTGGAGTCCGGGACCCAGACCCAGTCCGACGATTCCGGAACAACCGAGACGGGCAACGCTTCGACCGAACCGGACGATCCGGCAGATGAGACAGACGGCGCTCCCGACACGGGGTCGGACGTCCAGACGATCCTCGAGCGCGTCAACGAGTACGACGACAGGCTCGCACACAAAGTCAACTCGATCGTCGACCAGGCACGGGATCTCTCCGGGACCGTTCAGCACCAGCGAGAAGAGCTACAGGATCTGTCCGAACGCGTCGAGGCACAGGCCGACACGATCGAAGCTCTTCAATCGGAACTCGAAACCCACAGGCAGGCGGTCGAGGAACGCGACGAGCAACTCGAGGAGTACGAGGAAGAGATCGAGGACCTGAAGAGCCGCCTCAAGCGCAAGCAGGCCGACTTCCAGAACTACAAGAAGCGCGCGAAGAAACGCCAGAAGCAGATCAAAGACCGCGCAACGGAGGATCTCGTCGAGCGCCTCGTCGACGTCCGAGACAATCTGAAACGTGCTCTCGAGGAGGAAAGCGGCGACACCGACGGTCTCCGAGACGGCGTCGAGATGACGCTGCGGGAGTTCGATCGCATTCTCGAGGACGAGAACGTCACGGAGATCGAACCCGAACCCGGCGAAGAGGTCGATCCCCAGCGCCACGAGGTTATGATGAACGTCGACAGCGACCAGCCAGAAGGGACGATCGCCGACGTCTATACGGCTGGCTACGAGATGGGCGACAAGGTCATCCAGAACGCACAGATAACCGTCTCGAACGGCGTACTCGAGAACGTCGAACAGGAAACCGAGAGTCAGGAGAGCAACAGTGGCACCGACGAGGAGCAACGCAAAGCCGACGCCGAGAACGATTCCGACGACGAGGCGATCGAACTCGACGGTGACGTCGATGGTGACGGCGACGGCGACGGCGGCGAAGATACCGGCGACGATAGCTAACCGGCCGTTTCGACGTGGCACAGACCGATAGCGCAGACCTCCGTCTTCAGGCGGCGGTCGAGCGATAGGCTCGGTGCAACGCCCGGGGTCGATAGCCGAACTGGACGTCTCCCGTAATCGTTTTGCCGTGGCTCGCGTGTCGAAAAGTGTGAGGATACCGTGAGAGGCCGTCACCGAACCACAAGGGAGAGCGGGCCAGCGGTGACTCGCACGGCGACGACGTGGTATTCGACGGGGCCTGTTCGACCGGGGCACAGCTCTGTACAGGAGAAAACGAGAGTTCCGCCGGTGTCAAGGGAGAGCGAAGCTCTCGCGGACCGTTGGAAGACAAGCCTCCCGAGATGCTGCCGGTTCCCCTCGAGTGTGGGTTGGAACCGTGAACGCGACACTCGGCGGAAATCCGATGGTCTGATGCGGTTTGCTGTCAGGCAGTTCCGGCGCGACCGTGAGCACGTCTGCGGCCGCGCCGGGACATCGGGACAGCATCCGTCTGATACGGTTTACTGTAAGTCATTTTCGGCACAACCGCGACCCGGGCGGCGGTTGCACCGGTAAATCGGTACAGTAATCCGTCTGAATCGAGCAGCGATTATTCGGGACTTGTCTTTGTGAAAAGTGACTGCAAGACGGAACTCACCGATACGTACCTTACGGCGTGG contains:
- the grpE gene encoding nucleotide exchange factor GrpE yields the protein MSEDEGTNPSAQGVPSEEQSDDGEATSGEQETATTDEPDTTVESGTQTQSDDSGTTETGNASTEPDDPADETDGAPDTGSDVQTILERVNEYDDRLAHKVNSIVDQARDLSGTVQHQREELQDLSERVEAQADTIEALQSELETHRQAVEERDEQLEEYEEEIEDLKSRLKRKQADFQNYKKRAKKRQKQIKDRATEDLVERLVDVRDNLKRALEEESGDTDGLRDGVEMTLREFDRILEDENVTEIEPEPGEEVDPQRHEVMMNVDSDQPEGTIADVYTAGYEMGDKVIQNAQITVSNGVLENVEQETESQESNSGTDEEQRKADAENDSDDEAIELDGDVDGDGDGDGGEDTGDDS
- a CDS encoding HalOD1 output domain-containing protein, with product MSDNLTEPESSVSWPLDSSVDDDTVTTVARAQYEPEPDAAVVAVVEAVASVTQQDPLEMPPLFGSVNTEALDELVTTPRENPVTVTFSYQQCRVTVSSCGDVAVECRTNE
- a CDS encoding helix-turn-helix domain-containing protein, whose protein sequence is MGRPNADSSGDETISEALTSGDADELPPEDLARRVFDVSPVSTVVVDSNGWIAYANERATETLGASREEIVSWRYGAADWRIYDDDGALIPVEEYPVTQVLETGESVFGFEHWLERPDGSKRWLTLNAAPLTNEDGEVEYVVVAFEDVTELKRREEQLTSEQMRRVEFRTDELTVPPSLRVDTGEWRIEVESVVSLANDGATVQYMGTSDLLAGEFVTAVEEVPHYVDVRLLSTSDGYSRVEARSESTTVSEVFQSLGGHPRAVVIAHDEVRFLGVLPGDVDPRLAADGIREFHPDVELVSEDLVYSPDLLYDVVVDELTDRQFAALEAAYFSGYFDTPRTSTGDELSDRFDVTRQTFNQHLRKAQRAVLQQLYEQSGSTAR